Proteins from one Xenopus tropicalis strain Nigerian chromosome 1, UCB_Xtro_10.0, whole genome shotgun sequence genomic window:
- the pou4f2 gene encoding POU domain, class 4, transcription factor 2, with amino-acid sequence MMMMSLSSKQPFGMAHSSMQDEAKYSALHSSSPHSSSSATSSPSISRAGGGNGSSSEAMRRACLPTPPSNIFGGLDESLLARAEALAAVDIVSQCKSQHHHHHHHTPHHSPFKPDATYHTMNTIPCTSASSSSSVPISHPSGVAGSHHHHHHHHHHQPLEGELLDHITPGLTLGAITGPDGSVVSTPGHPHMASMNPMHQAALSMAHAHGLPTHMGCMSDVDADPRDLEAFAERFKQRRIKLGVTQADVGSALANLKIPGVGSLSQSTICRFESLTLSHNNMIALKPILQAWLEEAEKSHREKLTKPELFNGAEKKRKRTSIAAPEKRSLEAYFAIQPRPSSEKIAAIAEKLDLKKNVVRVWFCNQRQKQKRMKYSAGI; translated from the exons ATGATGATGATGTCCCTGAGCAGCAAGCAGCCCTTCGGCATGGCTCACAGCAGCATGCAGGACGAGGCCAAGTACTCAGCGCTGCACTCTTCCTCCCCTCACTCCTCATCCTCGGCCACCAGCTCCCCCAGTATCAGCAGGGCCGGGGGAGGCAATGGCAGCAGCTCGGAGGCGATGAGAAGAGCCTGTCTCCCAACCCCACCG AGCAATATATTTGGAGGTCTGGATGAGAGTTTGCTGGCCCGGGCAGAAGCTCTGGCTGCGGTGGATATAGTGTCTCAGTGCAAGAGccaacaccaccaccaccaccaccacacgCCGCACCACAGCCCCTTCAAGCCGGACGCTACCTACCACACCATGAACACCATTCCCTGCACCTCCGCTTCCTCCTCGTCTTCAGTCCCCATCTCCCATCCATCGGGGGTGGCTGGCTCccaccaccaccatcatcaccaccaccaccaccagcctttGGAAGGAGAACTGCTGGACCACATCACCCCGGGATTAACACTGGGGGCCATAACAGGACCGGACGGCTCAGTGGTGTCTACCCCAGGTCACCCACACATGGCCAGCATGAATCCCATGCACCAGGCAGCACTAAGCATGGCACATGCCCATGGGCTCCCCACCCACATGGGCTGCATGAGTGATGTTGATGCGGATCCCAGAGACCTGGAAGCCTTTGCTGAGAGGTTCAAGCAAAGAAGGATCAAGCTCGGGGTGACACAAGCTGATGTTGGCTCTGCTCTTGCCAACCTGAAGATCCCCGGAGTGGGCTCTCTGAGCCAGAGTACCATCTGCAGGTTCGAGTCCCTCACCCTCTCCCACAACAACATGATCGCCCTTAAACCCATCCTGCAAGCTTGGCTGGAGGAGGCTGAGAAGTCTCACCGGGAGAAGCTCACCAAACCCGAGCTCTTCAACGGAGCCGAGAAGAAAAGGAAACGCACCTCCATAGCAGCCCCTGAGAAGAGGTCGCTGGAAGCATATTTCGCCATCCAGCCTCGTCCTTCCTCAGAAAAAATCGCTGCCATCGCAGAAAAACTGGACCTCAAAAAGAACGTGGTCCGTGTGTGGTTCTGCAACCAGAGGCAGAAACAGAAAAGGATGAAATACTCTGCTGGGATTTAG